A window of Streptomyces sp. NBC_01224 genomic DNA:
CGGCCCGGTCGCGGCAGACGGCGGGCCGTCCTACGGCGGAACGCCGAGCGGCGGTGTGGTCCGCTCGCTCGCCGACCGCGGACCGGCGGGCGCGCCCCAGGCGCAGGCCCAGACCCAGGCTCCCGCACGGCACGCCGGACCGCCGACCACCGGGCCCGAGTACTTCGAGATGCCGGTTGACGAGGCGCCGGCACTGCCGGGCCCGCAGCTCGGCGAGATCCTGCCGCAGGGCGGAAGCCCTTGGTCGGCCGAGGCGCCGCAGCCGGTCGTTCCCCCGGTAGCGGCAGAAACGGTCGTGCCCGAGCCGGTCGCCGAGCCGGTACCGGCGGCACAGCAGGCACAGCCGGTGCAGATCGCTCCGGTAGTGGTGCCCGAGGCCGTGAGCGCTCCCGAGGCCGATGCGGTACCGACCACGGCCGAGACTCCTGTCGAGGTTGTGGCGGAGGTTATTGCCGGGGCACAGGCAGAGGCTGTGTCCGAGGTGCCTGCCGAAGTCGCTGTCGTTGCATCGGAGGACGCCGCGGAAGTCGCTCCCATGGGCCAGTTCGTGCCCGTGGAAGGTTCGGTGCCGACGGCCCCGCACCTGGCCCCGGCCCCCGTGGTGGAGCAGGCCGAGGAAAGCGAGCCCGAGCCCGAGCGCGTGGTGTTCGCGATGGAGCCGGTCCAGCCCGCTCAGCCCGAGGCCGTCGAGGCCGCGGAAGTGGTCGAGACGGTCGAGAACGTCGCGCCCGCCGAAGCTCCTGAGCCGATCCCCGCGCCCGTCCCCGAGGCCGAGGTCCTGACGGTGGCCGAGCCGGAGCCCGAACCGGGCCCGGAGGTCATCGAGACCCCGGACATCACGGCCCCCACGGACAGCGCAGAGGTCGCGGAGGCCGCGCCCGCGGAGTCCGTACAGTCCGAGGCCCAGCCCCAGGCCGAGGAAGCGGAGGTGCCCGAGGCATCCGAGTCCGAAGCGACCGGGGCTCCCGCCTCCGCGCCCGCCCCCGGCTACGACGATGCCGAGCGCGAGGCCGTCCTGCGGGTCATGCGCGAGCGCCGCGACATCCGCAACGGCTTCCGCAGCGACCCGATTCCGCACGAGGTCCTGCTCCGCGTCCTCGAAGCCGCGCACACGGCGCCCAGCGTCGGCCACTCGCAGCCCTGGGACTTCGTCGTCATCCGCTCGGCGGAGACCCGGCGTTCCATGCACGAACTGGCACAGCGTCAACGCGACGCCTACGCCAAGTCGCTTCCCAAGGGCCGGGCCAAGCAGTTCAAGGAACTGAAGATCGAGGCCATCCTCGACACACCGGTCAACATCGTCGTCACCGCCGATCCCACCCGCGGCGGCCGCCACACCCTCGGCCGGCACACCCAGCCGCAGATGGCCCCGTACTCCTCGGCGCTCGCCGTCGAGAACCTGTGGCTCGCCGCCCGCGCCGAAGGCCTGGGCGTCGGCTGGGTCAGCTTCTTCGACGAGCGCGAGATGGTCCGCGCCCTGGGCCTGCCCGAGCACCTCGAAGTCGTCGCGTACCTCTGTGTCGGTTACGTCGACGAGTTCCCCGAGGAGCCAGAGCTGATGCAGGCGGGCTGGTCCAAGCGCCGCCCGCTGTCCTGGGTCGTCCACGAGGAGACGTACGGCCGCCGCGCACTGCCCGGCGAGGAGCCGCACGACCTGCTGCAGGAGACCATCTCCAATATCCGTCCGCTGGACGCCAAGGCGCTCGGCGAGGCCTGGGAACGCCAGAAGCGGATGACCAAGCCCGCTGGTGCGCTCGGGATGCTGGAGATCATCTCCGCGCAGTTGTCAGGACTCTCCCGGATGTGCCCGCCACCGATCCCTGAGCCCGCGGCCGTCGCGATCTTCGCGGGTGACCACGGGGTGCACGCCCAGGGCGTCACGGCCTGGCCGCAGGAGGTCACCGGCCAGATGGTCGCCAACTTCCTCGGCGGCGGCGCGGTCTGCAACGCGTTCGCGGCCCAGGTCGGCGCCGAGGTGTGCGTGGTCGACGTCGGCGTGGCCATGGAGCTGCCCGCGACCCCCGGCCTCCTTCCCCGTAAGGTGCGCGCCGGGACGGCCGACTTCACGACCGGCCCGGCCCTCACCCGCGAAGAGGTCCTCGCGGCCATCGAGGTCGGCATCGAGACTGCCCGTGATCTGGTCGCGGCAGGCAACAAGGGCCTGCTCACCGGTGAGATGGGCATCGCCAACACCACCGCGTCGGCCGCACTGATCTGTGTGTACACGGGCATGGACCCGGCCGAGGTGACCGGTCGTGGTACGGGCATCAACGACGAGATGCACGCCCGCAAGGTCGACGTGGTCCGCCGGGCTCTCGAACTCCACCAGCCCGACCCGGCAGACCCGATCGGTGTCCTGGCATCGGTCGGCGGCCTCGAACACGCGGCGATGGCCGGCTTCCTGCTGGGTGGTGCCTCGCTCCGTACGCCCGTCATCCTCGACGGCGTGAGCGCGGGCGCCGCGGCCCTGGTCGCCCGGGCGATCGCCCCCGAGGCCCTCGCCGCCTGCATCGCCGGCCACCGCAGCGCCGAGCCCGGCCATGTCGCCGCGCTCAACAAGCTGGGCCTGCGCCCGCTGGTCGACCTCGACCTCCGCCTCGGCGAAGGCACGGGCGCGCTGCTGGCGCTGCCGATCGTGCAGAGTGCGGCGCGGGCGATGCATGAGGTGGCGACGTTCGACTCGGCGGGCGTCACGGAGAAGTAGCCCCTCCACCGGACCCCCGCACCTCAATCACCGAAGGGCTTGATTTCCAGCCTTGCAGGCGCTTGAGGCGCGGGGTCCGGGGGGCGGAGCTCCGGTTACGGGAAGGGGCGGGCAGGGGAACAACCCCGCCGCAGGCGCCCCACGTACCCCGCACCCCACCCCGTATCGTGGACCCCGCCCCACAAACCCGCACGTCACAGCCGCTCCACCGACGCAGCGGCCCGCACCCCGCACCTTACGAGGAGCCGCACCGCCATGGCCGATCACGCCGATCACCCTGCGTACCCCGTCGGACTGCGTCTCAGCGGCCGCCGAGTCGTCGTGGTCGGCGGCGGCCAGGTCGCCCAGCGCCGGCTCCCCGCGCTCATCGCGGCAGGCGCCGACATCGTCCTCGTATCGCCGGCCGCGACCCCGTCCGTCGAGGCGATGGCCGACGCGGGCGAGATCCGCTGGGAGCGCCGCCCGTACGCCGACGGGGACCTGGCCGACACCTGGTACGCACTCATCGCGTCCGACGACACCGCGGCGAACGACGCCGCCTCCGCCGAGGCCGAGCGCACCCGCACCTGGTGTGTCCGTAGCGACAACGCCGACGCCGCCACCGCCTGGACCCCGGCCACCGGCCGCAGCGAGGGCGTGACCGTCGCCGTCCTCACCACCGACACCCACGGCCGCGACCCGCGCCACTCCGCCGCCGTCCGCGACGCCATCGTCGAGGGCCTGCGCGACGGCACTCTCGCCGCACCCCACCACCGCACCCGGACCCCCGGGGTCGCCCTGGTCGGCGGCGGCCCCGGCGACCCGGACCTGATCACGGTGCGCGGCCGCCGCCTCCTTGCCGAGGCGGACGTAGTCATCGCAGACCGCCTGGGCCCGCGCGACCTCCTCGACGAACTCCCGCCGCACGTCGAGGTGATCGACGCCGCGAAGATCCCGTACGGCCGCTACATGGCCCAGGAGGCGATCAACCAGGCGCTCATCGAGCATGCCAAGGCGGGCAAGGCCGTCGTGCGGCTCAAGGGCGGCGACCCGTTCGTCTTCGGCCGCGGCATGGAGGAGGCCCAGGCGCTCGCCGCCGAAGGCATCGCCTGCACCGTCGTCCCCGGCATCTCCAGCTCGATCTCCGTGCCCGGCGCGGCCGGAATTCCCGTCACCCACCGCGGTGTGGCTCATGAGTTCACCGTCGTGAGCGGGCATGTCGCCCCTGGCGACGAGCGCTCACTGGTCGACTGGCCGGCCCTCGCCCAGCTGCGCGGCACGCTCGTGCTCCTGATGGCCGTCGACAAGATCGGCGCTATCGCCCGTACCCTCATCGCCCACGGCAAGGCCCCCGAGACCCCGGTCGCCCTGATCCAGGAGGGCACCATGGCAGCCCAGCGCCGGGTCGACGCAACACTCGCGACCGTCGCCGAACGGGCCGTCGCCGAAGACGTACGTCCCCCGGCCGTCATCGTCATCGGCGACGTCGTCGCGGTCGGCGCGAGCTCCGTATCGCTCCCCGCCGAATAGCCGGCGCGAGCGTCGCCCGCACCCCGCCGAGTAACCAGCGGTAACGGATCTTCTCCCAAGCCGTTGGCACCACACACCGGACAAGGCAGTATCAAACCCGTGGCTGATCTCATCACCGTCGACGATCCCGACGACCCCCGCCTGCGCGACTACACCGGACTGACCGATGTCGAACTCCGGCGCAGGCGAGAGCCCGCAGAGGGCCTCTTCATCGCCGAGGGCGAGAAGGTGATCAGACGCGCCAGGCACGCCGGGTACGAGATGCGGTCGATGCTGCTCTCGGCGAAGTGGATCGATCTGATGCGCGACGTCATCGACGAGGTCCCGGCCCCGGTGTACGCGGTCACTCCCGAGCTCGCCGAGCGCGTCACCGGATACCACGTCCACCGCGGCGCCCTCGCCTCGATGCAGCGCAAACCGCTGCCGACGGCCGACGAACTGCTGGCCACGACCCGCCGGGTGGTCGTCATGGAGGCCGTCAACGACCACACCAACATCGGGGCGATCTTCCGCAGCGCCGCCGCCCTCGGCATGGATGCCGTACTGCTCTCCCCGGACTGTGCCGACCCGCTCTACCGGCGCTCCGTCAAGGTCTCGATGGGCGCGGTCTTCTCCGTTCCCTACGCCCGTCTCGACACCTGGCCCAAGGCTCTGGAGACCGTACGGGAAGCGGGCTTCAAACTTCTCGCGCTGACCCCGGACGAAAAGGCCAGCAGCATCGACGAGGCGGCACCGCACCGGATGGACAAGGTGGCGCTGATGCTCGGCGCCGAGGGGGACGGACTGTCCACCCAGGCCCTGGTCGCCGCCGACGAATGGGTGCGCATCCCGATGGCGCACGGCGTCGACTCGCTGAACGTGGGAGCGGCCGCTGCGGTCGCCTTCTACGCGGTGGCGTCAGGCCGCCCGCAGAACTGACCGCCTACTGAGGCTGCAGGCCCTCGCCCTCGCCCTGGTTCTGGGGCTGCGTCCGGCTCTCGCTCGTGCCCAGCCCGCGGGCCGGACCCTGGCAGCCCTGCGCCGCCGCGATGCCCAGCGCGACCAGCAGCGTGACCACGACGAAGACGACGAGCCGCTGGCGCAGCAGCCGCGGGTTGGCGGGACGCCGCCCCGTCGAAGTCTTACGGGCCCCGGGCCGCGTTCCCGGCCGGCCGTTCGTCCCGTTCGTCCCGTTCGTGCCTTGAGGGCGCTTGCCGGACCGCGTTGTGTTGCGCGGCGGCTGATGCCGCTGAGGGCGCGAACCACCGGTGCGGGGCGACCCGGCCCTCGACGACGTGGCCTGCCGGCTGCTCTGAGGTTGCTTCTGCTTCTGCTGACGGGGTGCCGGAGGAGCCGTACGCCGGGTCTGCTGCTCGGTGTACGGGCCGTCGAGACGTCCGGTCGGCCGGTCCAGTTCCTGTGCCGAACGCTGAACGGGCGGACGGCTCTCGTGCAGACCCTGGGCCTCCCGCGCCGCGATCTCCTTGAGCCGCATGGAGAGTTGAAGCGTGCTCGGCCGCTCCTCGGGGTCTTTCGCCAGACAGGCGCTCACCAGCGGCGCGAGCGCATCGTGTACGTCGTACAACTGCGGTTCCTCGTGCACCACGCGGTACAGCATCACCTCGGAACTGCCGTGCCCGAAAGGCGAGTCGGCCATCGCCGCGTAGGCCAGCGTGGCACCGAGCGAGAACACGTCCGTGGCGGGCGTAACCGCGGCGCCGCGCACCTGCTCGGGTGCCAGGAATCCCGGCGAGCCCACCGCCGTACCGACATGGGTGAGCGTGCTCGCCCCGGTCGCCCAGGCGATCCCGAAGTCGATGATCCGGGGGCCCTTGGGGGAGAGAAGGATGTTCGACGGCTTCAGGTCACGGTGGACGACACCGGCCTCGTGCACCGCCACCAGGCCCTCGGAGAGCGCCGCCCCGATCGAGGCCACCTCGGCCGCCGACAGCGGACCCTCCTCGGCCACCTTGTCGTGCAGCGAGGGCCCCGGGACGTACTGCGTGGCGAACCACGGGCGGTCCGCCTCCAGATCGGCGGCCACCAGACGCGCCGTACAGCCACCGCGGATCCGGCGCGCGGCGGACACCTCGCGCGCGAAGCGCGAGCGGAACTCCTGGTCCTCCGCCAGATCCGGACGGATCACCTTCAACGCCACCCGTTGGCCCCGCCGGTCCGAACCGAGATAGACGACACCCATGCCGCCCGCTCCGAGCCGCCGGTGCAGCCTGAACGAGCCGACGACACGCGGGTCCTCGCGCCGGAGCCGCATCATCGCCATGTCTGCCCATCCCCGCTGCCTGGTACGCCTGACGAGGCACAGCTTACGTACCCGGCGCCCGGGGCGCTCAGAGGCCGCGCCCTCGCCCGCCGATCGATTGTCAGTGCGCGGCAAGGTCCATGACGGGGAGTGGAGCCGCAGCCGGTCCCGCATCGAACGGTGCCGGGCCATCAAAGTGGTTGTGCTGTCCAGGGGTTGGAGCTGCGAGGGCTGCGGCCCCGACGAGTGGGGGCGCGACACGGACCCCGCGGGGAGGGGACCGCGGCGACCGGGACGACGTACCCACGGCCCACGGCCGGGAGCCGCGGCGCGGGCGAGTGAGTGAAGTCACGGTCGCCGTCCCACCTGCCGCCGCATCCGTCCGCCCACCTGAGCCACAACATTCCGGGCACCCTTCCGGGATGACCCCGGGATCAGGCGCCCGATCTCCACCCAGGGGAGTACATCGACTACCCGGGGCTCATCCTCCGGGAGGCCCGGAATTCGGTACGCGGGCATGACGTCGTACGCCTTCCGCGTCCCTAATGTTGAAGTCAAGCGGCGGGCGCAGCACTCGTCCCCCGAGGTCACACGCCCGCCGCTCCACATTCAGTCAGGAGAGGAACCATGGCGGACACGGCAGCGAGGACCATGATCCGCACGAGGGGACGCAGGGTTCATGCCTCGTTCGGCAGCCGCCCGTCGTCCGGTACGCGCCACCCGCTGGTGGCAACGGCGATGGTTCTTCCTCTGGCGGCCCTGCTCGTAGTCGTCTTCGGCGGCTGGGACGCAGTGGTCACACAGGCGTCGTCCGTGGGCGTGATGCTGGGGCGCTGAGCGGCGCCCCGGGTCCGGAAGAGCGGTCCGGACCGGGACATCCGGCCAACAACCCCGTGGGGACGGGGGTGCGGCGGACGGCAGCGTTTGTCCGGTCAGCTGGGGAGCTGACCGGACATCGCGCTGTCCGGGCTCTCTTCGCGACGCACGTACGCTCATCGGCGGGCCCGGCGCATGTCGGGCCGCCCGCACCTGTCCGCCACCGGGGAGTCCGTGACCACCGCAGTCGTACGCGCGCTGGGCGCCCTCGCCCACCGGGCCGCCCACGCCCATCCCGAGGACATCTGTGCCTGCCCGCCACCAGCAGTGC
This region includes:
- a CDS encoding TrmH family RNA methyltransferase; the encoded protein is MADLITVDDPDDPRLRDYTGLTDVELRRRREPAEGLFIAEGEKVIRRARHAGYEMRSMLLSAKWIDLMRDVIDEVPAPVYAVTPELAERVTGYHVHRGALASMQRKPLPTADELLATTRRVVVMEAVNDHTNIGAIFRSAAALGMDAVLLSPDCADPLYRRSVKVSMGAVFSVPYARLDTWPKALETVREAGFKLLALTPDEKASSIDEAAPHRMDKVALMLGAEGDGLSTQALVAADEWVRIPMAHGVDSLNVGAAAAVAFYAVASGRPQN
- a CDS encoding serine/threonine-protein kinase, yielding MAMMRLRREDPRVVGSFRLHRRLGAGGMGVVYLGSDRRGQRVALKVIRPDLAEDQEFRSRFAREVSAARRIRGGCTARLVAADLEADRPWFATQYVPGPSLHDKVAEEGPLSAAEVASIGAALSEGLVAVHEAGVVHRDLKPSNILLSPKGPRIIDFGIAWATGASTLTHVGTAVGSPGFLAPEQVRGAAVTPATDVFSLGATLAYAAMADSPFGHGSSEVMLYRVVHEEPQLYDVHDALAPLVSACLAKDPEERPSTLQLSMRLKEIAAREAQGLHESRPPVQRSAQELDRPTGRLDGPYTEQQTRRTAPPAPRQQKQKQPQSSRQATSSRAGSPRTGGSRPQRHQPPRNTTRSGKRPQGTNGTNGTNGRPGTRPGARKTSTGRRPANPRLLRQRLVVFVVVTLLVALGIAAAQGCQGPARGLGTSESRTQPQNQGEGEGLQPQ
- the cobT gene encoding nicotinate-nucleotide--dimethylbenzimidazole phosphoribosyltransferase, which gives rise to MSDTGQIPGEGLPENAGMVEQPGIAAPDAYTYLAPSEHVSEDDDLLLMPSPQGAWGDPQAVPTPGQYPEGVAPQALLPEQGAYQAQPSAHTLHSQPVGEAPGQPQGPVQVQVQEPVQTQVADAYAAQQPVTEPLPEAGQGTHETGGRDSGSVDLRGVRIPSPTPAPAPATAAQTQAPVRRPLHRGPVAADGGPSYGGTPSGGVVRSLADRGPAGAPQAQAQTQAPARHAGPPTTGPEYFEMPVDEAPALPGPQLGEILPQGGSPWSAEAPQPVVPPVAAETVVPEPVAEPVPAAQQAQPVQIAPVVVPEAVSAPEADAVPTTAETPVEVVAEVIAGAQAEAVSEVPAEVAVVASEDAAEVAPMGQFVPVEGSVPTAPHLAPAPVVEQAEESEPEPERVVFAMEPVQPAQPEAVEAAEVVETVENVAPAEAPEPIPAPVPEAEVLTVAEPEPEPGPEVIETPDITAPTDSAEVAEAAPAESVQSEAQPQAEEAEVPEASESEATGAPASAPAPGYDDAEREAVLRVMRERRDIRNGFRSDPIPHEVLLRVLEAAHTAPSVGHSQPWDFVVIRSAETRRSMHELAQRQRDAYAKSLPKGRAKQFKELKIEAILDTPVNIVVTADPTRGGRHTLGRHTQPQMAPYSSALAVENLWLAARAEGLGVGWVSFFDEREMVRALGLPEHLEVVAYLCVGYVDEFPEEPELMQAGWSKRRPLSWVVHEETYGRRALPGEEPHDLLQETISNIRPLDAKALGEAWERQKRMTKPAGALGMLEIISAQLSGLSRMCPPPIPEPAAVAIFAGDHGVHAQGVTAWPQEVTGQMVANFLGGGAVCNAFAAQVGAEVCVVDVGVAMELPATPGLLPRKVRAGTADFTTGPALTREEVLAAIEVGIETARDLVAAGNKGLLTGEMGIANTTASAALICVYTGMDPAEVTGRGTGINDEMHARKVDVVRRALELHQPDPADPIGVLASVGGLEHAAMAGFLLGGASLRTPVILDGVSAGAAALVARAIAPEALAACIAGHRSAEPGHVAALNKLGLRPLVDLDLRLGEGTGALLALPIVQSAARAMHEVATFDSAGVTEK
- the cobA gene encoding uroporphyrinogen-III C-methyltransferase; the encoded protein is MADHADHPAYPVGLRLSGRRVVVVGGGQVAQRRLPALIAAGADIVLVSPAATPSVEAMADAGEIRWERRPYADGDLADTWYALIASDDTAANDAASAEAERTRTWCVRSDNADAATAWTPATGRSEGVTVAVLTTDTHGRDPRHSAAVRDAIVEGLRDGTLAAPHHRTRTPGVALVGGGPGDPDLITVRGRRLLAEADVVIADRLGPRDLLDELPPHVEVIDAAKIPYGRYMAQEAINQALIEHAKAGKAVVRLKGGDPFVFGRGMEEAQALAAEGIACTVVPGISSSISVPGAAGIPVTHRGVAHEFTVVSGHVAPGDERSLVDWPALAQLRGTLVLLMAVDKIGAIARTLIAHGKAPETPVALIQEGTMAAQRRVDATLATVAERAVAEDVRPPAVIVIGDVVAVGASSVSLPAE